The Nitrospira tepida genome includes a window with the following:
- a CDS encoding transposase produces MARPLRLEFPGALYHVTARGNARHAIVLDDQDRQRFLDVLARVVDRFHLLLHAYCLMDNHYHLLVETPEANLSKAMRQLNGVYTQAFNRRHRRVGHVLQGRFKAIVVDRDSYLLELCRYVVLNPVRAKSTRKPETYAWSSYRATAGLAATPPFLAVDWLLSQFGRQRLAAQRKYRAFVAEGMGQGSPWEHVQGQVLLGSERFIDRLRVGLQDKRALQEIPREQRFAARPKLSHLFAARLGTDRMRRNEVIRRAHVDYGYSLSEIGQAVGLHYSTISRIVNRQDTDNAHNKT; encoded by the coding sequence ATGGCCCGCCCGCTTCGCCTTGAATTTCCGGGGGCGCTGTACCACGTCACCGCTCGGGGGAACGCCCGCCACGCCATCGTTCTCGACGACCAGGACCGGCAGCGGTTTCTCGATGTGCTGGCGCGTGTGGTCGACCGCTTTCACCTGCTGCTTCACGCCTATTGCCTGATGGACAACCACTACCATCTGCTGGTGGAAACGCCGGAGGCGAATCTCTCGAAGGCCATGCGCCAGCTCAACGGCGTGTATACCCAAGCCTTTAACCGCCGCCACCGGCGAGTGGGCCATGTGCTCCAAGGCCGCTTCAAGGCCATTGTGGTGGACCGGGACAGCTATCTGCTGGAGCTGTGCCGGTACGTGGTCCTCAATCCGGTGCGCGCGAAAAGCACCCGCAAACCAGAGACGTATGCATGGTCCAGCTACCGGGCCACAGCTGGCCTCGCCGCCACGCCACCGTTTCTGGCCGTGGATTGGCTGCTCTCCCAATTCGGCCGCCAGCGCCTGGCCGCTCAGCGAAAGTATCGGGCCTTCGTCGCCGAGGGCATGGGGCAGGGCTCCCCATGGGAGCACGTGCAGGGGCAGGTGCTGCTCGGGAGCGAGCGGTTCATCGACCGGCTTCGGGTGGGGCTACAGGACAAGCGCGCCCTTCAGGAGATTCCCCGAGAGCAACGATTTGCCGCCCGGCCGAAGCTCAGCCACCTGTTTGCCGCCCGACTCGGCACCGACCGCATGCGCCGCAACGAGGTCATCCGCCGTGCCCACGTGGACTACGGCTACAGCTTGTCCGAGATCGGGCAGGCGGTGGGCTTGCACTATTCGACCATCAGCCGGATCGTGAATCGGCAGGACACCGATAATGCACATAACAAGACCTGA